From one Papio anubis isolate 15944 chromosome 12, Panubis1.0, whole genome shotgun sequence genomic stretch:
- the ANKRD49 gene encoding ankyrin repeat domain-containing protein 49: MEKEKGNDDGIPDQENSLDFSEHFNQLELLETHGHLIPTGTQSLWVGNSDEDEEQDDKNEEWYRLQEKKMEKDPSKLLLWAAEKNRLTTVRRLLSEKATHVNTRDEDEYTPLHRAAYSGHLDIVRELIAQGADVHAVTVDGWTPLHSACKWNNTRVASFLLQHDADINAQTKGLLTPLHLAAGNRDSKDTLELLLMNRYVKPGLKNNLEETAFDIARRTSIYHYLFEIVEGCTNSSPQS; encoded by the exons atggaaaaagaaaaaggaaatgatgatGGAATACCAGACCAAGAGAATTCCTTGGATTTTTCTGAACACTTTAACCAACTTGAATTGTTGGAAACACATGGACACCTTATTCCTACTGGTACTCAAAGTCTTTGGGTAGGCAATTCTGATGAAGATGAGGAGCAAGATGACAAAAATGAAGAGTGGTATcgattgcaagaaaaaaaaatggaaaaagacccAAGCAAATTGCTTCTTTGGGCTGCTGAAAAAAAtcgg cTAACTACAGTGCGGAGACTACTTTCTGAAAAGGCCACTCATGTGAACACTAGGGATGAAGATGAGTATACCCCTCTTCATCGCGCAGCCTACAGTGGACACTTAGATATTGTCCGGGAGCTCATTGCACAGGGGGCGGACGTTCATGCAGTGACTGTGGATGGCTGGACGCCCCTGCACAGTGCTTGTAAGTGGAATAATACCAGAGTGGCTTCTTTCTTACTGCAGCATGATGCAGATATCAATGCCCAAACAAAAGGCCTCTTGACCCCCTTGCATCTTGCTGCTGGAAACAGAGACAGCAAGGATACCCTAGAACTCCTCTTGATGAACCGTTACGTCAAACCAGGGCTGAAAAACAACCTGGAAGAAACTGCATTTGATATTGCCAGGAGGACAAGTATCTATCACTACCTCTTTGAAATTGTGGAAGGCTGTACAAATTCTTCACCTCAGTCTTAA